The Dehalococcoides mccartyi CG5 genome contains the following window.
AGTATAAGGTACCATGTCTCGGTACTCATTTTGAAGAAAACCTCACTAACCTAGGCTACAAAGCCTGGATATTTATAATAACATTGACCTATATGGGTGTCAAAGGGTTTAGCCCTTGACATTGTCTATGATATAATCCTGTTTATATGAAAATACTGGGTATTGAAAGCTCCTGTGACGAAACTGCGGCCTCCGTGGTGGAAGATGGGGTAAATATTCTCTCCAACCGGATATCTTCACAGATAGATATCCACTCCCGTTACGGCGGAGTAGTCCCCGAAGTGGCTTCCCGCCAGCACCTGCTTTCCATATTGCCGGTTATTAAAGACGCACTGGAGGAAGCCCGCACTGGTCTTGATGAGATTTCCGCCATAGCCATAACCAATGGACCCGGGCTGGCAGGCTCTCTGATAGTGGGGGTAAATGCCGCCAAGGCCATAGCCGCTGCCCGCCGTATACCTCTGGTAGCGGTAAACCACCTGCACGGCCATATCTACGCAAACTGGCTTTTCGGCAAAATACCGGAGTTCCCCTGCCTGTGTCTGACTGTTTCAGGCGGGCATACGGACTTGGTGCTGATGAGCGGACACGGGCAGTACCAACTGCTGGGACGCACCCGTGATGATGCCGCCGGAGAAGCCTTTGACAAAGCCGCCAGAATACTGGGATTAAGCTATCCGGGCGGACCAGCCATAGACAGAGCCTCCCAGGATGGCCAGGCTGTACTTGATTTGCCCCGTTCATGGATACCAGGCAGTCATGACTTCAGTTTCAGCGGGCTAAAAACAGCCCTTCTCAGGCTGGTGGAAAGCGGTGAAGTTTGTTCGGTAAATGATGCCGCCGCCAGCTTTCAAAAAGCAGTGGTAGACGTGCTGGTAACCAAAACCATAAACTGCGCCCAGGAATATAATGTGAAGCAGATACTTCTGGCAGGCGGAGTAGCTGCCAATAATCTGTTGCGTAAACAGCTAAGTGAAAAATCCTCCCTGCCGGTTTCCATACCGCCGATGGGGCTTTGCACCGACAATGCCGCCGTAATAGCCTCCTGCGGCTATTTCCGCTTTATATCCGGCAAGCAAGACGGGCTGGATATGGATGTATTGCCGGCACTGTCAGTTACTTCCTGAAGTGATTGACAATCTT
Protein-coding sequences here:
- the tsaD gene encoding tRNA (adenosine(37)-N6)-threonylcarbamoyltransferase complex transferase subunit TsaD, coding for MKILGIESSCDETAASVVEDGVNILSNRISSQIDIHSRYGGVVPEVASRQHLLSILPVIKDALEEARTGLDEISAIAITNGPGLAGSLIVGVNAAKAIAAARRIPLVAVNHLHGHIYANWLFGKIPEFPCLCLTVSGGHTDLVLMSGHGQYQLLGRTRDDAAGEAFDKAARILGLSYPGGPAIDRASQDGQAVLDLPRSWIPGSHDFSFSGLKTALLRLVESGEVCSVNDAAASFQKAVVDVLVTKTINCAQEYNVKQILLAGGVAANNLLRKQLSEKSSLPVSIPPMGLCTDNAAVIASCGYFRFISGKQDGLDMDVLPALSVTS